A genomic window from Tolypothrix sp. PCC 7910 includes:
- a CDS encoding Rieske 2Fe-2S domain-containing protein, whose product MEHKFNFFQQWYPLSPVEDLALDKPTSVTLLGLRLVIWKPKSSPSFRVFLDQCPHRLAPLSEGRIDEKTGNLMCSYHGWQFDKQGICTHIPQAENPEMVSNNKDNFCTVTLPVGQEQDLLWVWPDAKSSEQAANTPLPLSPQLDTTKGFVWSSYVRDLEYDWQILVENVADPSHVPFAHHGVQGDRTKARPIPIKILQSTPNLIEAATVGPFETVITFEPPCRLEYAIKFGNAEKQAGLVTYCIPVSPGKSRIVAQFSRNFAKTLHRLIPRWWDHLSERNEIIDGDMVLLQQQEYFLQQTQSSQSWKSSYKLPTSSDRLVIEYRNWFDKYCQGELPWNQVGIIVPEIRNINDNREQVLDRYKQHTQHCSSCRRALKVVQRLQGGLLIYFAITVCAVALLSDTLRIQLGLPLMVTALLSLGAYAWLKFWLTPRFYFVDYIHAQR is encoded by the coding sequence ATGGAACATAAATTCAACTTTTTTCAACAGTGGTATCCGCTCTCACCAGTAGAAGATTTAGCATTAGATAAACCAACTTCAGTAACGCTTTTGGGACTGCGTTTAGTTATCTGGAAACCCAAATCATCTCCAAGTTTTCGAGTATTTTTGGATCAATGTCCCCACCGTCTTGCACCTCTCAGTGAGGGGCGCATTGATGAGAAAACGGGGAATTTAATGTGTAGCTATCATGGTTGGCAATTTGATAAGCAAGGAATTTGTACTCATATTCCCCAAGCAGAAAATCCAGAAATGGTGAGCAATAATAAAGATAATTTTTGTACTGTAACACTACCAGTTGGTCAAGAACAGGATTTACTCTGGGTTTGGCCGGATGCAAAATCCAGCGAACAAGCGGCTAACACACCTTTACCTTTATCACCGCAATTGGATACTACTAAAGGCTTTGTTTGGTCTTCTTATGTACGGGATTTAGAATATGACTGGCAAATCCTTGTGGAAAATGTGGCAGATCCCAGCCATGTCCCTTTTGCTCATCACGGCGTGCAGGGCGATCGCACAAAAGCAAGACCTATACCTATTAAAATATTGCAATCGACACCAAATTTAATTGAAGCAGCAACAGTTGGGCCTTTTGAAACAGTAATCACTTTTGAACCACCTTGTCGCTTGGAGTATGCAATCAAGTTTGGTAACGCTGAAAAGCAGGCGGGACTGGTCACTTATTGTATACCAGTATCTCCTGGTAAATCTCGGATTGTGGCTCAATTTTCCCGTAACTTTGCCAAAACACTCCATCGTTTAATACCCCGTTGGTGGGATCATCTTAGCGAACGCAATGAAATTATTGATGGAGATATGGTGCTGTTACAACAGCAAGAGTATTTTCTACAACAGACACAATCATCCCAAAGCTGGAAAAGTTCTTATAAACTACCTACAAGTTCAGATAGGCTAGTGATTGAGTATCGCAATTGGTTTGATAAGTATTGTCAAGGAGAACTACCCTGGAATCAAGTAGGAATAATTGTTCCAGAAATCAGGAATATAAATGACAATCGCGAACAAGTTTTGGATCGCTACAAACAGCATACGCAGCATTGTAGTAGCTGTCGCCGGGCGCTGAAAGTTGTGCAGCGTTTGCAGGGAGGGCTTTTGATATACTTTGCTATTACTGTTTGTGCTGTTGCTCTCCTTAGCGATACATTACGAATTCAGTTGGGTTTACCCCTAATGGTGACAGCACTACTAAGTTTAGGAGCTTATGCTTGGTTAAAATTCTGGCTTACTCCGAGGTTTTACTTTGTAGACTATATCCACGCACAAAGATAG
- a CDS encoding filamentous hemagglutinin N-terminal domain-containing protein, producing MKQIAQKILISSSTVICCLLTNIIAQAQISSDGTLPTPTSVNQINNIFEITGGTQAGNNLFHSLKEFSVFNGSEAFFKQNPNTSNIVNIITRVTGGSISNIDGLIRENYGANLILINPSGINFGANAQLNIGGSFLGTTASSLTFADGTEFSASNVQSSPLLTISVPVGLQFGQNPAAIRVQGTGHNFTVSNPIFSPVTRSNSLTGLRVQPGQTLALIGGNLSLDGGTLTAEGGRIELGSVAGGLVNLNPIVGGWTFNYQGVLSFSDIELSQKALADTSGSNGGFIQVQGRNFAVRDGSLVLIQNQGFQPNGSIQVNTSESVRVSGVSTDGNIRSSLTNETLGIGSGGDVAASTRNLVVEGGASIVAKTFTPATGGNININALDSLQVNGASVVNPSVTSSIVAATFGPGNSGNNTISTRNVSATGGGTITSASFGSGKGGNLNVNAADAVEIMGVEPNFFAPSALFVTAFNAGDSGNLTLNAPRLTVQGGGRVGTLTSASGAAGNVTINAPEFVEVKGTVPGSVNPSLIGSAANLVDPSLQQLLGLPPVPSGASGNVTINTGTLRVADGATVTARNDGSGNSGFVKVNADSIFLDSGGSITSELGGGIRLGQFLFFSPVSLLGDQGGDIAISTQNLVVQGGASISTATFTDRAGGNVNVNASDSVEVSGFIPFNPNAISFISASTFGLGKSGNVNLSTGKLTIADGGTVGAATFGIGSGGDISINATNSVEVIGVEPSFLKPSIVGVSTFNGGNAGNLTINTPRLFVRDGGRVDASTVATGSAGSITINAPQSVEVTGTIVGTSIPSQISSGANIESEITRQLFRLPPAPSGASGGVTINTNRLVVKDGAQVTARNEGSGNAGDLKINARSTFIDTKGSISAATTSGEGGNIFLQTNSLLMRSGSQITTETGGSGNGGNITITGYSPADFVALLEGSKIIANAFQGNGGNISINTQGLFVCPECQISASSQFGLDGQVKILTFDTSRNPEVLDLSPEIAKPEEVVAQACPAQKNQSRSQFIISGRGGLPPRPSEALSSNALISFESTSTQAESSTAAIATAKTHVSQLPPPAQGWYVNPKGVLILTADSPTAIPYASHLTSASCHATN from the coding sequence ATGAAACAAATTGCTCAGAAAATTTTAATTTCTAGTAGTACAGTTATTTGCTGTCTATTAACTAATATTATCGCTCAGGCACAAATTTCCTCAGATGGAACACTGCCAACACCAACCAGCGTTAATCAAATTAATAATATTTTTGAAATTACAGGAGGAACACAAGCTGGTAATAACCTATTCCACAGCTTGAAAGAATTTTCTGTTTTTAATGGCAGTGAAGCTTTTTTTAAACAAAATCCTAATACAAGTAATATCGTCAATATTATTACTCGAGTTACAGGTGGCTCAATTTCTAATATTGATGGATTAATTAGAGAAAACTATGGCGCAAATTTGATTTTAATTAATCCGAGTGGGATTAATTTTGGTGCTAATGCTCAACTAAACATAGGTGGTTCTTTTTTAGGAACTACGGCTAGTAGCCTCACTTTTGCCGATGGCACAGAATTTAGCGCTAGCAATGTTCAAAGTTCTCCTTTACTGACAATCAGCGTTCCAGTTGGCTTGCAATTTGGGCAGAATCCAGCAGCAATTCGCGTACAAGGTACAGGTCACAATTTTACGGTGAGCAATCCCATCTTCTCACCTGTAACCAGAAGCAATAGTTTAACAGGTTTGCGGGTACAACCAGGGCAGACTCTAGCTTTGATTGGTGGCAATCTCAGCTTAGATGGGGGTACTCTCACCGCAGAAGGTGGGCGAATAGAATTAGGTAGCGTAGCTGGAGGTTTGGTTAACCTCAATCCGATTGTTGGCGGTTGGACTTTCAATTATCAGGGAGTACTTAGTTTCAGCGATATTGAGCTATCTCAAAAAGCCTTAGCAGATACTAGTGGTAGTAATGGTGGCTTTATCCAGGTGCAAGGGCGAAACTTTGCGGTACGTGATGGTTCACTGGTTTTGATTCAAAATCAAGGGTTTCAACCAAATGGCAGCATCCAAGTGAATACTTCCGAGTCTGTCAGAGTCAGTGGTGTCAGTACAGATGGAAATATTCGCAGCAGTCTGACAAATGAAACCTTGGGAATTGGTAGTGGGGGAGATGTTGCTGCTTCTACTAGAAATTTAGTTGTGGAAGGTGGAGCCAGCATCGTTGCGAAAACCTTCACTCCAGCCACAGGTGGCAACATCAATATCAATGCCTTGGATTCGTTACAAGTCAATGGCGCAAGTGTGGTTAATCCTAGCGTTACTAGTTCTATTGTTGCTGCCACTTTTGGCCCTGGAAACTCTGGCAATAACACTATATCAACTAGAAATGTCAGCGCTACAGGCGGAGGAACGATTACTTCTGCTTCTTTTGGTAGCGGTAAAGGTGGAAATTTGAATGTTAATGCTGCTGATGCTGTGGAAATTATGGGTGTGGAACCGAACTTTTTTGCACCCAGCGCTTTATTTGTGACTGCATTCAATGCTGGAGATAGCGGCAATTTGACACTCAATGCCCCTAGATTAACAGTTCAAGGTGGGGGGAGAGTAGGGACTTTAACCTCTGCCAGTGGAGCAGCTGGGAATGTTACCATCAATGCCCCCGAGTTCGTGGAAGTTAAAGGTACAGTACCAGGATCTGTCAATCCTAGTCTGATTGGCTCCGCAGCTAATTTAGTCGATCCCAGCTTGCAACAGCTTTTGGGTTTGCCTCCCGTACCCAGTGGAGCTTCTGGAAATGTGACAATTAATACGGGTACGTTGCGGGTTGCAGATGGTGCTACAGTCACAGCCAGAAATGATGGCTCCGGAAATTCCGGCTTTGTGAAAGTGAATGCTGACTCTATTTTTCTAGATAGCGGAGGTAGTATTACATCCGAATTGGGAGGAGGCATCAGACTAGGACAGTTTTTATTCTTTTCTCCTGTAAGTTTGTTGGGCGACCAGGGAGGAGACATTGCAATTTCCACCCAAAATTTAGTTGTCCAGGGAGGAGCCAGCATTTCAACAGCTACCTTTACAGATAGAGCAGGTGGCAATGTCAATGTGAACGCCTCAGATTCAGTCGAAGTGAGTGGATTTATACCATTTAATCCCAATGCAATCAGTTTTATCAGTGCTTCAACCTTCGGTTTGGGTAAATCGGGAAATGTCAACCTGTCTACAGGAAAGCTGACCATTGCTGATGGGGGAACCGTGGGTGCTGCAACCTTTGGCATTGGTTCCGGCGGAGATATTAGCATCAATGCAACTAATTCTGTAGAAGTCATCGGTGTAGAACCGAGCTTTTTGAAGCCTAGCATTGTGGGAGTTTCAACTTTCAATGGTGGCAATGCTGGTAACTTGACTATCAATACACCCAGGCTATTTGTGCGGGATGGTGGCAGGGTTGATGCTTCCACTGTTGCTACTGGCTCAGCCGGAAGTATTACAATTAACGCTCCCCAATCTGTAGAGGTAACTGGCACAATTGTAGGAACTTCTATTCCCTCTCAGATCAGTTCTGGAGCCAATATAGAAAGTGAAATCACCCGACAGTTGTTTAGACTACCGCCTGCACCAAGTGGAGCTTCTGGTGGTGTGACGATTAACACTAATCGATTAGTGGTCAAGGATGGAGCGCAAGTAACCGCCCGCAACGAAGGCTCAGGTAATGCCGGAGACCTCAAGATTAATGCTCGCTCTACTTTTATCGATACTAAAGGTAGCATCTCAGCTGCAACCACATCCGGCGAAGGTGGCAACATTTTCTTGCAGACAAATTCTTTATTGATGCGTAGTGGCAGTCAGATAACCACAGAAACAGGCGGATCTGGTAATGGAGGTAACATTACAATTACTGGATACAGCCCTGCTGATTTTGTGGCTTTGCTAGAAGGTAGTAAAATTATCGCCAATGCCTTTCAAGGGAATGGCGGCAACATCAGTATTAATACTCAAGGTCTGTTTGTTTGCCCAGAATGCCAGATTAGTGCCAGTTCTCAATTCGGCCTTGATGGTCAAGTAAAAATATTGACATTCGACACTAGTAGAAATCCAGAAGTTTTGGACTTATCGCCAGAAATTGCTAAACCCGAAGAAGTAGTAGCACAAGCCTGTCCAGCACAAAAGAACCAGAGTCGGAGTCAGTTTATCATCTCTGGACGCGGAGGATTACCACCCCGCCCCAGTGAAGCACTCAGCAGTAACGCCTTGATTAGTTTTGAGTCTACTTCTACTCAAGCAGAATCCTCAACAGCTGCGATCGCCACAGCCAAAACCCACGTCTCCCAACTACCACCCCCAGCCCAAGGTTGGTATGTGAACCCCAAAGGTGTACTGATCCTGACCGCAGATTCTCCTACAGCTATCCCTTACGCTTCTCACTTAACTTCAGCATCCTGTCATGCTACTAATTAA
- the cutA gene encoding divalent-cation tolerance protein CutA, translated as MEPIFVYVTCKDRAEAFQVGKALVEERLAACANVIDGMESIYWWKGQLEVGKEAVLILKSRYDLLEELTNKVKLEHSYEVPCVVAMPIKGGNQDYMNWLLAETSRGDNRL; from the coding sequence ATGGAACCTATTTTTGTTTATGTCACTTGTAAAGACCGTGCCGAGGCTTTTCAGGTGGGCAAAGCCCTAGTTGAAGAACGCCTCGCTGCCTGTGCCAACGTGATTGATGGTATGGAAAGCATTTATTGGTGGAAAGGTCAATTGGAGGTGGGCAAGGAAGCAGTTTTAATTCTGAAATCCCGCTATGATTTGCTGGAGGAGCTAACGAACAAAGTCAAATTGGAGCATAGCTACGAAGTTCCTTGTGTGGTAGCTATGCCCATTAAAGGAGGGAATCAGGACTATATGAATTGGCTACTAGCAGAAACTTCAAGGGGCGACAATCGCCTCTAA
- a CDS encoding transposase family protein: MISIFDYIQKYPRRAKQLLGINYDQFTDLVNYAKNSHEEEQLKLEQKKVRIHRRGGGRKELLSIPEQVCLCLFYLRQIPTFEVLGIMFGISKTLSNDTFHYWRKILRKILPSSLIEQVENKEGDLLIIQEILTNFKLLVDSVEQPIDRPSDNEEQKKFFSGKKKQHTIKNQIVSLPEGKDIIDVTVGSPGPTADIKLFREQQTKFDEKQEFTGDKAYQGGNNITTPHKKKRKQQLNEQQKEENKALSSKRIFVEHLIRIVKIFQVASQRFRLNADVYNEIVLLVCGLVRLRIGTFVLPNSAIN, from the coding sequence ATGATTAGTATATTTGATTATATACAAAAGTATCCACGAAGAGCAAAGCAACTTTTGGGGATTAATTATGACCAATTTACTGACCTTGTAAACTATGCTAAAAACAGTCATGAAGAAGAACAACTCAAATTGGAACAGAAGAAAGTTAGAATACATCGTCGTGGAGGTGGACGCAAAGAATTATTATCCATCCCAGAACAAGTATGTTTGTGCTTGTTTTATCTGAGACAAATACCCACATTTGAAGTTTTAGGAATAATGTTTGGTATATCAAAAACTTTATCTAATGATACTTTTCATTACTGGAGAAAAATATTACGTAAGATTCTCCCTTCTAGTTTAATAGAGCAAGTAGAAAATAAAGAAGGAGATTTGCTCATTATACAAGAAATATTAACGAATTTTAAGTTGCTAGTTGATAGCGTAGAACAGCCTATAGATAGACCATCTGACAACGAAGAACAGAAAAAGTTCTTTTCGGGAAAGAAAAAACAGCATACTATAAAAAACCAGATAGTTTCCTTGCCAGAGGGAAAAGATATTATTGATGTTACAGTAGGCTCTCCAGGGCCAACAGCAGACATAAAATTATTTAGAGAGCAACAAACAAAATTTGATGAAAAACAAGAATTTACGGGAGATAAAGCGTATCAAGGTGGGAATAATATTACTACCCCTCATAAGAAGAAAAGAAAACAACAATTAAATGAACAACAAAAAGAAGAAAATAAAGCTCTATCAAGTAAGCGTATATTTGTTGAGCATTTAATACGTATTGTAAAAATTTTCCAAGTGGCATCACAAAGATTTAGATTAAATGCTGATGTTTATAATGAAATAGTTTTGTTAGTTTGTGGTCTAGTAAGACTGCGAATTGGCACTTTCGTATTACCGAATAGCGCCATAAATTAG
- a CDS encoding AarF/ABC1/UbiB kinase family protein, protein MSSKVTIPLEKPLRYDPEAIAQKYCKQKMQVFKRSLQVLLAIVDFTFKWWLNRKIGLSKQKQLRQAVRLREILTRLGPAYIKIGQALSTRSDLLPSVYIDELAKLQDQLPSFSNELAYKFIQEELGKTPDQIYAELSPEPIAAASLGQVYQGRLPTGEVVAVKVQRPDLAEKIALDIYILRNLATFFQKRYQEIPTNLVTILDEFATRLFEEMDYIQEGKNAEQFANLYGELTDIYVPKIYWEYTNRRVLTMEWIKGTKLTHLAEIQSQGIDARSLVEVGVQCTLRQLLEHGFFHADPHPGNLLAMENGKLAYLDFGMMSEIKPDQRYALINAVVHIVNRDFSTLVQDYIELEFLPPDADITPISAALTKLFNDALTSSVAQFNFQVIIQQLSELMYQYSFQVPAYYALIIRSLVALEGIAISIDPDFKVLVSAYPYVLKRLLTDPAPQLQPTFNNLLFNNGSFRWYRLETILMNFSNTKDFNFGKALDQGVSYLLSEQGKFVRIRLADELLNLLDAFGETLLSKTPVIFGMQMSSHHQNLAVNIDPEMLEYLKRIWILLQKLPGFDSIQIAQAVAKILMIPITHETGQYIVKQVLQRSIKRLRSFQVKK, encoded by the coding sequence ATGAGTAGTAAAGTCACGATTCCATTAGAAAAGCCTCTACGCTATGACCCAGAGGCGATCGCTCAAAAATACTGCAAGCAAAAAATGCAAGTCTTCAAACGATCACTACAAGTTCTACTGGCGATCGTTGACTTTACTTTTAAATGGTGGTTAAACCGCAAGATAGGACTTTCTAAACAAAAGCAGCTACGTCAAGCCGTGCGACTACGAGAAATCCTCACTCGTCTTGGCCCTGCTTATATTAAAATTGGTCAAGCCCTATCTACTCGCTCTGATTTACTGCCCTCAGTTTATATAGATGAACTTGCTAAACTGCAAGATCAGTTGCCTAGTTTTTCTAATGAACTAGCATACAAATTTATTCAAGAAGAATTAGGGAAAACTCCAGACCAAATTTATGCAGAATTATCTCCTGAACCAATCGCCGCCGCTTCTTTAGGACAAGTCTATCAAGGTCGATTGCCAACAGGAGAGGTAGTTGCTGTTAAGGTTCAAAGACCTGATTTAGCAGAAAAAATTGCTTTAGATATATATATATTGCGAAATCTGGCTACTTTTTTCCAAAAGCGATATCAAGAAATTCCTACTAATTTAGTTACTATCTTGGATGAATTTGCTACCCGTCTGTTTGAAGAGATGGATTACATTCAAGAAGGGAAAAATGCCGAACAATTTGCTAATCTTTATGGTGAGTTGACTGATATTTATGTACCCAAAATCTACTGGGAATATACTAATCGTCGTGTTTTGACGATGGAATGGATTAAGGGAACAAAATTAACTCACCTAGCCGAAATTCAGTCTCAAGGAATTGATGCTCGTTCCTTAGTTGAAGTTGGAGTACAGTGTACTCTCAGACAATTGCTAGAACATGGCTTTTTTCATGCCGATCCTCATCCAGGTAATTTGCTGGCAATGGAAAATGGCAAGCTAGCTTATTTAGACTTTGGGATGATGAGCGAAATTAAGCCTGATCAAAGGTACGCTCTGATTAATGCTGTTGTTCACATTGTTAATCGAGACTTTTCCACATTGGTACAAGACTATATAGAATTGGAGTTTTTACCTCCTGATGCAGACATAACTCCCATCAGTGCAGCATTGACAAAGCTGTTTAATGATGCGCTAACATCTAGCGTTGCTCAATTCAACTTTCAGGTAATTATTCAACAGCTGTCAGAGTTGATGTACCAATATTCCTTCCAGGTACCTGCGTACTATGCATTAATTATTCGTTCGTTGGTAGCATTAGAGGGAATTGCAATCAGTATAGACCCAGATTTTAAAGTTTTAGTTTCGGCATACCCTTACGTTCTCAAACGCCTCTTAACTGATCCAGCCCCACAATTACAACCAACTTTTAATAATCTACTCTTTAACAATGGTAGTTTTCGGTGGTATCGTCTAGAAACAATATTAATGAACTTTAGTAATACTAAAGATTTTAACTTTGGTAAAGCATTAGACCAGGGTGTTAGTTATTTATTATCAGAACAAGGGAAGTTTGTTCGCATCCGTTTAGCGGATGAGCTACTCAACCTCTTAGATGCTTTTGGCGAAACTTTGCTATCTAAAACACCAGTTATTTTTGGGATGCAGATGAGTTCTCATCACCAAAATTTAGCAGTAAATATTGATCCAGAGATGCTGGAATACCTCAAACGTATTTGGATACTATTGCAAAAATTGCCAGGATTTGACTCCATACAAATAGCACAAGCAGTCGCCAAAATTTTGATGATACCAATTACTCATGAAACTGGCCAATATATTGTCAAACAAGTTTTACAAAGAAGTATAAAGCGACTTAGGAGCTTCCAAGTCAAAAAATAA